In the Candidatus Paceibacterota bacterium genome, one interval contains:
- the rplP gene encoding 50S ribosomal protein L16: MPLMPERVKYRKMHRGNRAGLAMRGQTVAFGAYGLMALERCWLDTKQLEAARVSIARNMKRHGKLWIRVFPQKSFTKKPLETRMGKGKGPLESWVAVIRPANVLFEVDGVTEAVARESLRLAATKLPIKTKFISRHRMGR; this comes from the coding sequence ATGCCATTGATGCCCGAAAGAGTGAAGTACCGGAAGATGCACCGCGGCAACCGCGCCGGCCTGGCGATGCGCGGCCAGACGGTGGCCTTTGGCGCGTACGGATTGATGGCGCTGGAAAGGTGCTGGCTGGATACAAAGCAGCTTGAGGCGGCCCGCGTGTCGATCGCGCGCAACATGAAGCGTCACGGCAAGTTGTGGATTCGCGTTTTCCCGCAGAAATCCTTCACCAAGAAGCCGTTGGAGACGCGCATGGGCAAGGGCAAGGGGCCGCTGGAATCCTGGGTCGCGGTGATTCGTCCGGCCAACGTGCTGTTCGAGGTTGATGGCGTAACCGAAGCCGTGGCGCGGGAGTCGTTGCGCCTGGCGGCGACGAAGCTGCCGATCAAGACAAAGTTCATCTCGCGGCATAGAATGGGCCGATAG
- the rpmC gene encoding 50S ribosomal protein L29, whose translation MKKTQRKEIQEKTLAELLADGRNWRQEIFNLRLQQASAQLEKPARLRTLRRDIARIETRISQLRHKTA comes from the coding sequence ATGAAGAAGACGCAACGGAAAGAAATACAGGAAAAGACACTGGCGGAACTGCTGGCGGATGGGCGGAACTGGCGGCAGGAGATTTTTAACCTGCGTTTGCAGCAGGCCAGCGCGCAGCTCGAGAAGCCGGCACGTCTGCGGACCCTGCGGCGCGACATTGCGCGCATTGAAACCCGCATTTCGCAACTGCGGCACAAGACGGCATAA